A genomic region of Branchiostoma lanceolatum isolate klBraLanc5 chromosome 4, klBraLanc5.hap2, whole genome shotgun sequence contains the following coding sequences:
- the LOC136433116 gene encoding uncharacterized protein isoform X2, with the protein MPRILYEQPARLRKHGSWTQLRPRVLFISTSFHEMDTGRRLDVENVGSVLEPLPCVCASPGSSAMCGWYEEEGERLYRHSTRRKSSVAPRRRSVAYTQGRRQELPPGSTPFVHHQDTRKYIEEYRVSRQGSAMEEYRVSRQRSPMELVRVTTPMVEKKPVPRVVEVSRTPRPREKRTTQFLPPNIVTFQVFSEEPTPSSRQSSQNHSQHKKRQVGEVKQKTDGFPTRNLPKGGERLSAAPASPRSQTARASGRHSAQSEPTNGGICPPRWRPQYLNFKDMHSRPSCKSFYH; encoded by the exons ATGCCGCGAATCTTATATGAACAGCCTGCCCGTCTTCGAAAGCATGGATCATGGACTCAACTTCGGCCTCGCGTCTTGTTTATATCGACTTCATTTCACGAG ATGGACACGGGACGTCGCCTTGACGTTGAGAATGTCGGGTCTGTTCTGGAGCCGTTGCCGTGTGTCTGTGCCTCTCCAGGCTCCAGTGCGATGTGTGGCTGGTATGAGGAGGAGGGAGAGCGACTCTACCGCCACTCCACTCGGAGGAAGAGTTCCGTCGCCCCGAGAAGGCGCTCTGTCGCTTACACTCAAGGCAGGAGGCAGGAGTTGCCGCCTGGCTCAACGCCGTTCGTGCATCACCAGGACACGCGTAAGTACATCGAGGAATACCGGGTCAGTCGGCAGGGATCTGCGATGGAGGAATACCGGGTCAGTCGGCAGAGATCTCCGATGGAGCTTGTGCGGGTCACCACGCCAATGGTCGAGAAGAAACCCGTACCCAGGGTGGTGGAAGTGAGCAGGACTCCCAGGCCCCGGGAAAAGAGGACGACGCAGTTCCTACCTCCGAACATTGTTACATTTCAGGTGTTCTCTGAAGAACCCACGCCTTCTTCGCGACAGTCTTCACAGAATCACAGCCAACACAAGAAACGCCAAGTGGGGGAGGTCAAACAGAAAACGGACGGATTTCCTACCAGGAATTTGCCAAAAG GTGGGGAACGGTTATCAGCCGCACCGGCCTCGCCCCGATCTCAGACCGCCAGGGCTTCTGGTCGCCATAGCGCCCAGAGTGAACCTACAAATGGCGGCATCTGcccaccaagatggcggccacagTACCTGAACTTCAAGGACATGCATTCCCGGCCCAGCTGTAAGAGTTTTTATCACTGA
- the LOC136433116 gene encoding uncharacterized protein isoform X1 has protein sequence MPRILYEQPARLRKHGSWTQLRPRVLFISTSFHEKMDTGRRLDVENVGSVLEPLPCVCASPGSSAMCGWYEEEGERLYRHSTRRKSSVAPRRRSVAYTQGRRQELPPGSTPFVHHQDTRKYIEEYRVSRQGSAMEEYRVSRQRSPMELVRVTTPMVEKKPVPRVVEVSRTPRPREKRTTQFLPPNIVTFQVFSEEPTPSSRQSSQNHSQHKKRQVGEVKQKTDGFPTRNLPKGGERLSAAPASPRSQTARASGRHSAQSEPTNGGICPPRWRPQYLNFKDMHSRPSCKSFYH, from the exons ATGCCGCGAATCTTATATGAACAGCCTGCCCGTCTTCGAAAGCATGGATCATGGACTCAACTTCGGCCTCGCGTCTTGTTTATATCGACTTCATTTCACGAG AAGATGGACACGGGACGTCGCCTTGACGTTGAGAATGTCGGGTCTGTTCTGGAGCCGTTGCCGTGTGTCTGTGCCTCTCCAGGCTCCAGTGCGATGTGTGGCTGGTATGAGGAGGAGGGAGAGCGACTCTACCGCCACTCCACTCGGAGGAAGAGTTCCGTCGCCCCGAGAAGGCGCTCTGTCGCTTACACTCAAGGCAGGAGGCAGGAGTTGCCGCCTGGCTCAACGCCGTTCGTGCATCACCAGGACACGCGTAAGTACATCGAGGAATACCGGGTCAGTCGGCAGGGATCTGCGATGGAGGAATACCGGGTCAGTCGGCAGAGATCTCCGATGGAGCTTGTGCGGGTCACCACGCCAATGGTCGAGAAGAAACCCGTACCCAGGGTGGTGGAAGTGAGCAGGACTCCCAGGCCCCGGGAAAAGAGGACGACGCAGTTCCTACCTCCGAACATTGTTACATTTCAGGTGTTCTCTGAAGAACCCACGCCTTCTTCGCGACAGTCTTCACAGAATCACAGCCAACACAAGAAACGCCAAGTGGGGGAGGTCAAACAGAAAACGGACGGATTTCCTACCAGGAATTTGCCAAAAG GTGGGGAACGGTTATCAGCCGCACCGGCCTCGCCCCGATCTCAGACCGCCAGGGCTTCTGGTCGCCATAGCGCCCAGAGTGAACCTACAAATGGCGGCATCTGcccaccaagatggcggccacagTACCTGAACTTCAAGGACATGCATTCCCGGCCCAGCTGTAAGAGTTTTTATCACTGA
- the LOC136433118 gene encoding uncharacterized protein has protein sequence MDTVVGLGKDPARPLTRGRSCMRQGIFVWNHDLLKINTGDETGFSVRGQPLTLHQPRKQEENSSEVFNHPDQQKPKIISNLMNVEPTSEQSNPHITLEPIGTQSAQSEDLDVRIEFLTSVISKFRLQKRKDCLHEVDWAADQEQGQPRCSRCGKLMRTARRLPEVRDKLTKQRKDGVNADETKIPNRSSLFQGKLLFIRDDGVPPKTPKGNKRRKTKKAKQGKNSSLLTPRKESVPPNTSAAIVQEMQETNEPVEETNEDMYKMDRPSGPRRVLVRFSSKRTVRTFVPDAPVAGPVRIEAGNAS, from the coding sequence ATGGACACAGTTGTGGGTCTGGGTAAGGACCCCGCCCGGCCTCTGACCAGGGGCCGCTCGTGCATGCGCCAGGGCATCTTCGTATGGAACCACGACCTGCTGAAGATCAACACGGGCGACGAGACGGGGTTCTCAGTCCGCGGGCAGCCGCTCACACTGCACCAGCCCAGGAAGCAGGAAGAGAACAGTTCGGAGGTCTTTAACCACCCTGATCAGCAGAAACCGAAAATCATTTCAAACCTTATGAACGTCGAACCGACTTCTGAACAGAGCAATCCTCACATAACGTTAGAACCAATAGGGACACAGAGCGCCCAGTCAGAGGACTTAGATGTGCGCATAGAATTCCTAACATCCGTCATCTCGAAGTTCAGACTACAGAAAAGAAAGGACTGTCTACACGAGGTCGACTGGGCGGCGGACCAAGAACAGGGACAGCCCCGGTGTTCACGCTGTGGGAAGTTGATGAGAACGGCACGCCGTCTGCCCGAGGTTCGCGACAAACTCACAAAGCAGAGGAAGGACGGAGTTAACGCTGATGAGACTAAAATTCCGAATCGATCATCCCTCTTCCAGGGGAAGCTGCTGTTCATCCGAGACGACGGAGTACCGCCAAAAACTCCAAAGGgaaataaaagacgtaaaacaaagaaagcaaagcaGGGGAAGAACTCTTCACTCCTAACGCCCCGTAAGGAGTCTGTTCCACCAAACACATCGGCTGCGATAGTCCAAGAGATGCAAGAAACGAATGAGCCGGTGGAAGAGACGAATGAAGACATGTACAAGATGGACAGGCCGTCAGGTCCCAGGCGTGTGCTGGTTCGGTTCAGCAGCAAGCGGACAGTCAGGACTTTCGTGCCGGACGCGCCTGTGGCCGGCCCGGTTCGGATTGAGGCTGGGAACGCCTCGTGA
- the LOC136433117 gene encoding uncharacterized protein — translation MGLSLLLVVMLVTCLAVSSGQDIAACDSPPLVIRPHSAPHEFTSVNYPRPYPRNTYCEWLLEAPVGQKCNLTFVDFHLTGTNYGGKCPHTDKVQIYDGADAEANVTLFGTFCETDQPTGQYESRGRHLLVTFESTTINYFRRGIKVHYGFTQCTDAYECVSNPCQNGGTCVEARCGYNCTCARDYAGPTCQTELPCASSPCPPGTACINRGDAFSCTDAPTTPTPPTTTTEQATTSQSTTPPTPTTTQTPPQMPPTTTTKQPTMSQSTAATTTKESVTTRSEVASTKSQVTRATAVTERSTPTPDDPKITPSKTPPPGDKQTAPDINTTPPKTPPLAHRQTAVPTADSPKPLGQSGLAACETDVWNFSDCGWPWWLILVVAGLGVAIVGTVGGMAYRYCKRKKTDRVVTPRSVAGVHMELTDVDD, via the exons ATGGGTCTTTCTCTCCTGCTGGTTGTGATGCTGGTGACTTGTCTGGCGGTGAGTTCAG GACAAGACATCGCCGCCTGTGACTCCCCGCCGCTTGTGATCCGCCCGCACTCCGCTCCGCACGAGTTCACGTCCGTCAACTACCCGCGCCCCTACCCCCGGAACACGTACTGCGAGTGGCTGCTGGAGGCGCCCGTGGGGCAGAAGTGCAACCTGACGTTCGTGGACTTCCACCTGACAGGAACCAACTACGGGGGGAAATGTCCGCATACGGACAAGGTACAGATCTACGACGGGGCAGACGCCGAGGCCAACGTCACGCTGTTTGGCACGTTCTGTGAAACTGATCAGCCGACAGGCCAATACGAGTCCAGAGGGAGGCATCTTCTGGTGACGTTTGAAAGTACTACCATCAATTACTTCAGGAGGGGTATAAAAGTGCATTATGGATTTACTCAGTGTACAG ACGCGTACGAGTGTGTGTCGAACCCGTGCCAGAATGGAGGCACGTGCGTGGAGGCCCGGTGTGGATATAACTGTACCTGTGCCAGGGACTATGCCGGACCGACGTGTCAGACAG AGTTACCGTGTGCCTCAAGCCCCTGTCCGCCGGGGACTGCCTGCATCAACCGTGGTGACGCCTTCTCGTGTACCGATGCTCCTACCACTCCTACACCGCCGACAACGACAACAGAACAGGCGACCACCTCTCAAAGCACGACGCCTCCTACTCCAACCACTACGCAAACCCCACCGCAGATGCCTCCcaccacaacaacaaaacaaccgACCATGTCGCAAAGCACCGCTGCAACAACTACAAAGGAATCAGTG ACGACAAGGAGCGAAGTAGCCTCGACCAAGAGCCAAGTAACCAGGGCAACGGCTGTCACTGAGAGGAGTACGCCGACGCCAGACGACCCGAAAATAACGCCATCGAAGACGCCACCACCGGGCGACAAGCAAACTGCACCAGACATCAACACCACACCACCGAAAACGCCACCGCTGGCGCACAGGCAAACTGCAGTCCCAACAGCGGACTCACCCAAACCACTGGGCCAGTCGGGACTGGCCGCGTGTGAGACAGACGTGTGGAACTTCTCGGACTGCGGCTGGCCCTGGTGGCTCATCCTGGTGGTGGCGGGGCTGGGGGTCGCCATAGTCGGCACCGTGGGCGGGATGGCGTACAG ATATTGTAAGCGGAAGAAGACGGACCGTGTCGTGACGCCCAGGTCCGTGGCAGGCGTGCACATGGAATTGACGGACGTGGACGACTGA